DNA sequence from the Bacillus alveayuensis genome:
GTGTTTTCATTTGGTTTCGTTTCTTTTTGGTATATCCTTTTACAAGGATATTTATTAAGTACTAGTATCTTTTATTTATCAAAAGAATTCTCTTTTTGGTTTGTATTTAAATATACATTTTTTCATGGTGTTTTTGAAATCCTAGCAATTATACTTGTTGGGGCATTCGCACTAAAGCCTGCAGTAGTGACTTTTAAGTGCATTATATTAAAAAAGCCCTTTTTCCAAAAAAGAGATTTTAAAGATATGTCTATACTGTTTGTGCTCTATGTATTTTTTCTTCTCTTGGCAGCGTTAATTGAAGGTCTTATAACAACAAGGCTTTGAGAAATGGAGACTTATATGAAAAAAATTTGGCTTATATGGAACAATCGGACACGGTTAACTATTAATAAAATTGTGTACCAGGATGAAAGCATGAAAGATAAACGAAAAAGGTTATGGGGTGTTGCTACAATAATAGCATTGATTAGCACCGTAACTGTTTTATTTATGAACTCCTTTTCAACTGTACTGTTTAAATGGATCTATGGAATTTTAAATAGTACAGATGTGGAAAATGTAAAGTGGTTCAGTATTTTTAATTTATTTGTCTTTCTTTCATTTTTGATAAGTGGTATTTACGATCAATTGTATCGTTTTTGGCTTGCTGAAGATTTAGAGCTTCTTGTGTTGTCTCCAATTTCTTTAAATCAACTATTTGTAGCTAAAATTTTGGAGAGAACATACATAAAGTTTATGTTTTTCATGCTTGTTCTTGCTGTTTTTTTCTATCAATTATCTCTTTTTTTAAATCTTAGTCTAGGAACAGGGATTATTCTGTTTGGTACTTTTGCACTTCAATTAGTCTTGGTTATTGTTATTCGTTTTATTTTCATTAGTACAATGGTGATAAAAAAAGCTTTGCAGCAATCATTGCTTCCGTTTGTCTTACTTTTTTTTAGTATAAATATAATCAACGCTATTTTTTTAATTTATTTGATAAAACCATTTTTGAAAAATATGACTCACTTCTTTTTTTATCCGTTTTATTTGTCGATTTATGAATCTTTTTTTGTGAAAGTAGTTATTAAAATTGCTAGTTTTACATATTTTCCGCATTCTATGGCAGTTGGAGTTTTTAATTTTTCTCCTTTTTTTGCACTGATTACATATGCTATAGTAATCGGCATTTTGTTTAAGGTTTCGGATAAAAGATTGAATAAGCTGATTACTGAATATATTTTTGGAAAAATGCAAGAGGCTCGTTCAGTACGTGCAGAAGCTAAAAAGAAAATTCATACTGTTTCAATTATTTTTTTATTAGAAAAAATACCTTTTATACACCCCCATGTGAGATTTATTATGAAAAAGGATATGTTAATTTTTACACGGGATGATAAATATCGATGGAAGATGGTATTTGTTATCATGAGTTTGGGGTTGATAGGAATTGTAGGTGCTTATTATTTTATTGAAAATAATATGGACGCACTTTCTTCTCATTCAACATCCGCATCTGTATTTTTAAGTATTACGGTTTTATTTATGTTCATGAATAGCATTGTTAGTCGATTTTCGATTGATTCGGAAGGAAGGAGTTTTAGGAATTTAGTGATTTTACCAGTGGAATCTAAGCATATTGCGATGGCAAAAATCATCAGTATGCTTTTGGCATTGATCCCCTTCTTAATTATTTATTTTATCGGTATACTTATTTTATTTAAGCCTAATTTTCTAATTCTTAGTGTAATTATTTTATCGACTATGCCTGTTATGCTATTAATTGGTTTAATTTCAACAGCAACTTTTCCAAATTTTTCAGATGAATCTTTGTTGAATTTGCCAAGCACCCGAGCTAAAGTAATGATTAATATATTGTTCGGTTTCTATTTGCTCTTTAATGGAATATTATTCTATTTTATAAGTGATCCAGTTATTTCTATATCTGCTTTTGTGTTTACTAACTGTATGCTTGTTATCTTTTTATTTGGAAGGTTTTGTAATAAAATAGAGGGATTTACTTTTAATAGTTTTGAATCATTAAGTGAACTCTTTGATTGAGGGAGGTGAATATAAATGTTAGAGGTTCAAGGAGTAACAAAAATATATAATGATGTGCCGGTGGTTAATGATATAAGTTTTAGAATCAAAAGAGGCGTAATCTATGGTATTCTTGGACCAAATGGAGCAGGAAAAACAACATTGCTAAGTATGATTACAGGATTATTAAATCCAGATAAAGGTAAAGTGTTATTGGAAGGTCTAGAAAGTTATTTACCTGAATATAAGAGGAAAATTGGTTTTGTATCAGATGTAATTAATTTATACGATTATTTAACTGGAAGAGAATACATACACTTTGTTGCTAGCTTAAGAGATGTTCCACGTAAGGAACAAGAGTTAGAAATTGAGAGGTTGTCAAAGATATTTCAATTAGAACATCAATTAGATAAGTTTATTAAAACATATTCGAAAGGAATGAGACAGAAGACAGCTATTATTTCTGCTCTTGTTCATCAGCCAGAACTTTTAGTTTTGGATGAACCTTTTTCTGGGCTTGACCCTATTGGATTAAAAGAAATGAAAGATTATTTAATAGAATATGCGAAAAGAGGAAACAGCATTGTTTTTAGTACACATATATTAGAAATCGTTGAAAAAATGTGTGAGCATTTAATGATTATTCATTCTGGACGTAAGATTGTAGAGGGGAATGTGAATCAACTGAAAAGTGACTTAAAACTTGGGGATTCAACTGATTTGGAGCACATTTTTTATAAAATGATAAGCAGTTAATAATCCCTTATGGTTGGAGTGAGTAGACAGTGAAGAAGGTTTTGATAATATCAGGGATTTTCATATTAGTTGCAGGATTTTTCGGTGTAAATTTAGTTTATAAGAATTCTAATAAGGCTATTAATGTTGATGTTATAAAGTTAAAAGAAAAGCCATTGGTGGAGACAATTATGATACCTGGTATTCTCCATTTCAAAGACCATCAATACGGTTTAGATTTGGTTTCTGGAGGTTCAACTCTTTGGTCGATTGTAGCGGCAGTAGCTGGACTTAGCGGCGCAATTGGAGGTATTACTGCAATTAAAGACGTTATTCAAAATTCAGGAAGAAAATATGCTATTGCTTGGTAATTAAAGCTGAAAGAGTACAAGCACAAGCTGCGGAAATCCGGCAAAACTTGTATTCGCAGCTAATACTAAAATTAACATGCCCCTTCTTTTTTCTGTTTACCTAGTCAGGAGGTGCCAGTTAAATAATGTTTACTAGTAATTCTGTCTTTTCTTTTTTAGATAAAATGATCAATAAAATAAAATATAACAGAAAATCTGCTCTGCGAAAATTTTTAGTAGACTGGCAGCTGGATAAAATTGATCTTAGAAAGATATATAGATGGATTACACTCATTATGATTTTTATTATGAGTGCTTTGTTTTTTTTAACAGTATTTTTAACTGGTTATATCATCAAGGATCTAGATGCAAATACATGGTTAAATGTCTTTTTGAGCTTTGTAATATTTCTTGCTTTCCTCAACTCATTAAGTTTCTTTAATAAAAAATCTTCTGTTTTTTATTATGACACGACAAAAATGTTGTCTCAATTAAAAAGTTATAGAGTTTTACAAGTCATTGCTTCTATTTATGGTGACTCATTGAAAAATACAGTGATAATGTGGTTCGTTTTGTTAATACCTGTAGCTTTAGGGATACATATA
Encoded proteins:
- a CDS encoding putative membrane protein SpoIIM required for sporulation (product_source=COG1300; cog=COG1300; pfam=PF01944; superfamily=81340,81490; transmembrane_helix_parts=Outside_1_9,TMhelix_10_32,Inside_33_66,TMhelix_67_89,Outside_90_115,TMhelix_116_138,Inside_139_158,TMhelix_159_181,Outside_182_184); this translates as MAFLERNRDVFLLSLLIVLISFFGPMIYLQLTDVREATDMEQEAVVIVSENLDDEELTWQSIFFHNFMILLPACIGVFSFGFVSFWYILLQGYLLSTSIFYLSKEFSFWFVFKYTFFHGVFEILAIILVGAFALKPAVVTFKCIILKKPFFQKRDFKDMSILFVLYVFFLLLAALIEGLITTRL
- a CDS encoding hypothetical protein (product_source=Hypo-rule applied; transmembrane_helix_parts=Inside_1_6,TMhelix_7_29,Outside_30_48,TMhelix_49_68,Inside_69_104,TMhelix_105_127,Outside_128_131,TMhelix_132_154,Inside_155_166,TMhelix_167_189,Outside_190_198,TMhelix_199_218,Inside_219_230,TMhelix_231_253,Outside_254_286,TMhelix_287_306,Inside_307_326,TMhelix_327_346,Outside_347_355,TMhelix_356_378,Inside_379_406,TMhelix_407_429,Outside_430_432,TMhelix_433_455,Inside_456_475,TMhelix_476_496,Outside_497_499,TMhelix_500_522,Inside_523_541) — encoded protein: MKDKRKRLWGVATIIALISTVTVLFMNSFSTVLFKWIYGILNSTDVENVKWFSIFNLFVFLSFLISGIYDQLYRFWLAEDLELLVLSPISLNQLFVAKILERTYIKFMFFMLVLAVFFYQLSLFLNLSLGTGIILFGTFALQLVLVIVIRFIFISTMVIKKALQQSLLPFVLLFFSINIINAIFLIYLIKPFLKNMTHFFFYPFYLSIYESFFVKVVIKIASFTYFPHSMAVGVFNFSPFFALITYAIVIGILFKVSDKRLNKLITEYIFGKMQEARSVRAEAKKKIHTVSIIFLLEKIPFIHPHVRFIMKKDMLIFTRDDKYRWKMVFVIMSLGLIGIVGAYYFIENNMDALSSHSTSASVFLSITVLFMFMNSIVSRFSIDSEGRSFRNLVILPVESKHIAMAKIISMLLALIPFLIIYFIGILILFKPNFLILSVIILSTMPVMLLIGLISTATFPNFSDESLLNLPSTRAKVMINILFGFYLLFNGILFYFISDPVISISAFVFTNCMLVIFLFGRFCNKIEGFTFNSFESLSELFD
- a CDS encoding ABC-2 type transport system ATP-binding protein (product_source=KO:K01990; cath_funfam=3.40.50.300; cog=COG1131; ko=KO:K01990; pfam=PF00005; smart=SM00382; superfamily=52540), which encodes MLEVQGVTKIYNDVPVVNDISFRIKRGVIYGILGPNGAGKTTLLSMITGLLNPDKGKVLLEGLESYLPEYKRKIGFVSDVINLYDYLTGREYIHFVASLRDVPRKEQELEIERLSKIFQLEHQLDKFIKTYSKGMRQKTAIISALVHQPELLVLDEPFSGLDPIGLKEMKDYLIEYAKRGNSIVFSTHILEIVEKMCEHLMIIHSGRKIVEGNVNQLKSDLKLGDSTDLEHIFYKMISS
- a CDS encoding hypothetical protein (product_source=Hypo-rule applied; cath_funfam=1.20.58.340; transmembrane_helix_parts=Inside_1_4,TMhelix_5_24,Outside_25_68,TMhelix_69_91,Inside_92_106); this translates as MKKVLIISGIFILVAGFFGVNLVYKNSNKAINVDVIKLKEKPLVETIMIPGILHFKDHQYGLDLVSGGSTLWSIVAAVAGLSGAIGGITAIKDVIQNSGRKYAIAW